The following are encoded in a window of Phaseolus vulgaris cultivar G19833 chromosome 3, P. vulgaris v2.0, whole genome shotgun sequence genomic DNA:
- the LOC137839442 gene encoding uncharacterized protein yields the protein MPFAEGASINRSPMFGGVNYAFWKIRMKIFMESIDMGIWDAVVSGPFIPMQVVKEETVKKFWSEWSETERKKAQYDSLAKNIITSGLNMDEFFRVSQCSSAKEMWEVLEVTHEGTDDVKRARKPSLIQEYELFRMQSEESIADVHKRFTHIPKVTAISESRDLSKMSTAALFGKLID from the exons atgccttttgctgaaggtgcgtctatcAATAGatctcctatgtttggtggtgttaactatgctttctggaaaattaggatgaaaatttttatggagtctattgatatgggtatttgggatgcagtggtcagtggaccttttatacctatgcaggttgtcaaagaagaaACTGTGAAGAAGttttggtctgaatggagtgaaactgagaggaagaaggctcaatatgactccttagccaagaacatcatcaccTCTGGACTAAATATGGATGAATTCTTTAGAGTGTCCCAATGCAGCTcagctaaagagatgtgggaagtACTAGAGGTAACCCATGAAGGGACAGATGATGTGAAACGAGCAAGGAAGCCTTCACTCATTCAGGAATACgaactgttcagaatgcaatcagaagagagtattgcagatgtgcataaacgatttacacatatt cctaaggtaacagcaatctctgaatccagagatttatccaagatgtctaCTGCAGCACTCTTTGGAAAATTGATTGATTGA